In Treponema primitia ZAS-2, a genomic segment contains:
- a CDS encoding DNA primase family protein: protein MAELIGDESIYLRINELKAGKIQFTDATNAERLLKIYGRDIRYNGAWKKWIVWDGKSWQIDDGARIHEKGLEMVRGIYDDLLKTSDYRERIEIEKYAMLSESVRRREAFIKAASWIKELNISSEELDGNPWLLSVRNGTIDIKGGTFREHRQEDMITKIANVDYDPAADCPAWKQFVREIMNFNGDIIRFLQAVAGMAITGDVSEQSLFILYGSGANGKSTFLNTLMYILGDYALTTTTETFMKRNNEQTTNDIARLRGARFVTTTELDQGRRLSEPLIKQITGNDKVTARFLYGEYFSYTPTYKIFMGTNHKPIIKGTDFGIWRRIKLIPFTTRIEADKQDKHLEEKLRAEAPGILNWLLEGAYRWLKEGLIVPEAVLAATDDYKGEMDVIGNFLKECCIQSPGVSIRIRELFKAYQEWCEQNNERAVSERLLSFRLKEMGFNRIRSAEARYWSGIMLRAKTD from the coding sequence ATGGCGGAACTTATCGGGGATGAATCTATTTACCTGCGGATCAATGAACTAAAGGCCGGGAAAATACAGTTTACCGACGCAACCAACGCTGAACGGCTCTTGAAAATCTATGGCCGGGACATTCGATACAATGGGGCATGGAAAAAATGGATCGTGTGGGACGGTAAAAGCTGGCAGATAGATGACGGAGCCCGCATCCATGAAAAAGGGCTGGAAATGGTGCGGGGGATTTATGACGATTTACTCAAAACCTCGGATTATCGGGAACGGATAGAAATTGAAAAATACGCCATGTTAAGCGAAAGCGTGCGGCGGCGGGAGGCGTTTATTAAGGCGGCTTCATGGATTAAAGAGCTCAATATTTCAAGTGAAGAATTGGACGGCAACCCCTGGCTGTTGTCTGTCCGAAATGGGACGATTGATATTAAAGGGGGTACGTTCCGGGAACACCGGCAAGAGGACATGATTACTAAAATTGCCAATGTTGACTATGACCCGGCGGCGGACTGCCCGGCGTGGAAACAATTTGTCCGGGAGATAATGAACTTTAACGGGGATATTATCAGGTTTTTACAGGCCGTTGCGGGGATGGCTATTACCGGGGATGTGTCGGAACAATCCTTGTTTATTTTATACGGTTCGGGGGCCAATGGTAAAAGTACCTTTTTGAATACGCTGATGTATATTCTTGGGGACTATGCGCTGACCACAACCACGGAAACCTTTATGAAGCGAAACAATGAGCAGACGACGAATGACATTGCACGGCTGCGGGGCGCACGGTTTGTAACGACTACCGAGCTTGACCAGGGGAGGCGGTTAAGCGAACCTTTGATTAAACAGATTACCGGGAATGACAAGGTTACGGCCCGGTTTTTGTATGGGGAATATTTTTCCTACACGCCGACTTACAAAATATTCATGGGGACAAACCACAAACCTATTATCAAGGGAACAGATTTTGGCATCTGGCGGCGGATTAAGCTGATCCCCTTTACGACCCGGATTGAAGCGGATAAGCAGGATAAACACCTGGAGGAAAAGCTCAGGGCAGAGGCTCCGGGGATATTGAACTGGTTACTGGAAGGGGCGTACCGCTGGCTTAAAGAAGGGCTTATTGTACCGGAGGCGGTTCTGGCGGCAACCGATGACTACAAGGGGGAAATGGATGTGATCGGGAACTTCCTGAAAGAGTGTTGCATCCAGTCGCCGGGGGTGAGTATAAGGATTCGGGAACTGTTTAAGGCGTATCAGGAATGGTGTGAGCAGAATAATGAACGGGCGGTGAGTGAACGGCTGCTGTCTTTCCGCTTAAAGGAAATGGGCTTTAACCGTATACGGAGCGCCGAGGCCCGGTACTGGTCGGGGATTATGCTGAGGGCTAAGACGGATTGA